The following are encoded together in the Buteo buteo chromosome 2, bButBut1.hap1.1, whole genome shotgun sequence genome:
- the LOC142028642 gene encoding uncharacterized protein LOC142028642: MGRSSFGCTHKREFKINKLGSQEVPDSGAFRAGELKRAVSRRRVRAERVRAPSRLPVCQVGGCGGADPPGFPLRRAQGRPRNVRVPRKASPRGGSVTGARCVRERDGIRMCLDAAPRVISPSSLSPQAVPAAAGKAREVRAAPRLPRGSRPPAQARSGPLSPPQQRGGARAPSSPPARAPQHHPKADCEPEEPEGETAEREAEKRVGVRMYACVWRGGGQITCEWLEKNNWGRAWRGGSGNFPIKLSKSPSSPRQANDTAAPKLSASRSYKNLQVFNFLPIPDTSKGLQGGIGRDFFFEVGVLFFFSSWILMPSPLPPK, from the exons ATGGGGAGAAGTAGCTTTGGCTGCACAcataaaagagaatttaaaataaataagctcGGTTCCCAGGAAGTGCCGGACTCGGGCGCCTTCAGGGCGGGCGAACTGAAGAGAGCGGTCAGCAGGCGCAGAGTGCGGGCAGAGAGGGTCCGCGCACCCTCCCGTCTCCCGGTGTGCCAGgtcgggggctgcgggggcgcGGATCCTCCCGGGTTTCCCTTAAGAAGAGCTCAAGGACGG cccagaaACGTGCGGGTTCCTCGGAAAGCCAGCCCCCGGGGGGGCTCGGTGACGGGAGCGCGGTGCGTGCGAGAGCGGGACGGAATTAGGATGTGCCTGGATGCCGCCCCGCGGGTaatttccccttcctccctttcGCCGCAAGCCGTGCCCGCTGCGGCGGGGAAAGCCCGAGAGGTGCGGGCTGCCCCCCGGCTGCCCCGGGGCAGCCGCCCCCCAGCGCAGGCACGAAGCGGCCCGCTGTCCCCTCCGCAGCAGCGCGGGGGTGCACGGGCACCCTCCTCACCTCCCGCCCGGGCTCCCCAGCACCACCCCAAAGCCGACTGCGAACCGGAGGAGCCTGAGGGAGAAACCGCGGAGAGGGAAGCTGAGAAAAGGGTTGGGGTAAGGATGTATGcgtgtgtgtggagggggggAGGCCAGATCACTTGTGAATGGCTCgaaaaaaataattgggggAGGGCGTGGAGGGGGGGAAGCGGAAACTTTCCTATAAAACTCAGCAAAAGTCCCTCCTCTCCACGTCAGGCCAATGACACTGCTGCCCCCAAACTTTCCGCCAGCAGGAGCTATAAGAACCTCCAAGTCTTCAACTTTCTCCCAATCCCAGACACCTCGAAGGGGCTCCAAGGAGGGATcgggagggattttttttttgaggttggcgtgttgttttttttttcctcttggatcCTGATGccatcccccctccccccaaagtga
- the FERD3L gene encoding fer3-like protein: MSASLFPARQRPGLLAELRGRAPQAPCPERLLGASVLDFVADLSLGAPQGPPGAGPGLGLREVTSGPPFGDRALSLREGMARGLPLAAFGDGGPEDEEEEEEEEERMRGASLLDRPRRKRVITYAQRQAANIRERKRMFNLNEAFDQLRKKVPTFAYEKRLSRIETLRLAIVYISFMTELLDGCGRREAS; encoded by the coding sequence ATGTCAGCCAGCCTCTTCCCAGCCCGCCAGCGCCCGGggctgctggctgagctgcgCGGCAGAGCCCCGCAAGCGCCCTGCCCAGAGCGGCTGCTAGGCGCCTCGGTGCTGGATTTCGTGGCCGACCTCTCCCTGGGCgccccccagggcccccccggggccgggccgggcctgggGCTCCGCGAGGTCACCTCCGGGCCTCCCTTCGGGGACAGAGCCCTGTCGCTGCGGGAGGGCATGGCCCGGGGGCTGCCCCTGGCTGCCTTCGGAGACGGAGGTCCCGAagacgaggaagaggaggaggaggaagaggagaggatgcGCGGCGCCTCCCTCCTGGACAGGCCCAGGAGAAAGCGGGTTATCACCTACGCCCAGCGCCAGGCTGCCAACATAcgggagaggaagaggatgtTCAACCTCAACGAGGCGTTTGATCAGCTGAGGAAGAAGGTGCCCACCTTCGCCTACGAGAAGAGGCTCTCCCGGATAGAGACCTTGCGCCTGGCCATAGTGTACATCTCCTTCATGACCGAGCTCCTGGACGGCTGCGGCAGGCGGGAGGCGAGCTAG
- the TWIST1 gene encoding twist-related protein 1: MMQQDESNSPVSPADDSLSNSEEEPDRQQLPNNKRGGRKRRSSRRSAGGAVGAADEPCSPAQGKRGKKCGAGGGGGGGGSSSGGGSPQSYEELQTQRVMANVRERQRTQSLNEAFAALRKIIPTLPSDKLSKIQTLKLAARYIDFLYQVLQSDELDSKMASCSYVAHERLSYAFSVWRMEGAWSMSASH; the protein is encoded by the coding sequence ATGATGCAGCAGGACGAGTCAAACTCGCCAGTCTCCCCCGCCGACGACAGCTTGAGCAACAGCGAAGAGGAGCCGGACCGGCAGCAGCTGCCCAACAACAAGAGAGGGGGGCGCAAGCGGCGCTCCAGCCGCCGCAGCGCCGGCGGCGCCGTCGGGGCCGCGGACGAGCCCTGCAGCCCGGCCCAAGGCAAGCGGGGCAAGAAgtgcggggcgggcgggggcggcgggggcggcggcagcagcagcggcggcggcagcccccaGTCCTACGAGGAGCTGCAGACCCAGCGGGTCATGGCCAACGTGCGGGAGCGGCAGCGCACGCAGTCGCTGAACGAAGCCTTCGCCGCCCTGCGGAAGATCATCCCCACGCTGCCCTCGGACAAGCTGAGCAAGATCCAGACCCTCAAGCTGGCGGCCAGGTACATCGACTTCCTCTACCAGGTCTTACAGAGCGACGAGCTGGACTCCAAGATGGCAAGCTGCAGCTATGTGGCCCACGAGCGGCTCAGCTACGCCTTCTCGGTGTGGAGAATGGAGGGCGCTTGGTCCATGTCCGCATCCCACTAG